GCGGGAGCGCACCTTGTCCTGCATCCAGAGCGCCAGGGCGGTGCCGATCCCGCGGCCACGCATCGCCGGGTCGAGGGCGGCGTCGCCCCGGTCGTGCCCGGAGATCTCGGCGTACGCGACCAGCCGGTCACCGTCGAAGACACCCACCGTCGAGTCGCCGACGTCGAAGCTGGGCCGTCCCCAGTCGCCGACGATGTCGGCCTCCTCGATCTCGACCATGCCGAGGTCGGCCATCTCCTGTGCCGCCATCACCTCGAAGACGGCTCGCGCGTCGCGGGCCTCGAGGGGGCGGGACGTCAGCCCGTCGGGAAGCTCCATGACCCCATGGTGGCGCCACACGTGCCGACGGGGCCACCGGATATCCGGCGGCCCCGTCGGGGTGGTGCGAGAGCGATCAGGCGTTGCGGATCGCGGAGATGTCGAACTCCAGCTTGACCTTCTCGGAGACCAGGACGCCGCCGGTCTCGAGGGCCGCGTTCCAGGTGAGGCCCCAGTCCTTGCGGTTGACGGTGACGTCGCCCTCGAAGCCGACGCGGGTGTTGCCGAAGGGGTCGACGGCCGAGCCGGTCTGCTCGAAGTCGATGGTGACGGACTTGGTGACGTCCTTGATGGTCAGGTCACCGGTGATGCTCCAGGTGTCGCCGTCGCGGGCCACGTCGGTGGAGCGGAAGGTCCAGGTCGGGTACTGCTCGACGTCGAAGAAGTCGCCCGAGCGCAGGTGACCGTCACGGTCGGGGCTGCCGGTGCTGATCGACGCGGCGTCGATGGACAGCTCGACCGAGGAGGCGGCCGGGTTGGCGGTGTCGATGTGGGCGGCGCCCTCGAACTGGCCGAACTGGCCGCGGACCTTGGTGACCATCGCGTGGCGAGCGGTGAAGCCGAGGCGCGAGTGGGAGACGTCGAGGGCGTAGTCGCCGGCGATGTCCTGGACGGCGGTGGTGGGGGTGTCGAAGTCGGTGGTGCTCATGCTGGGGCCTCCGGGGAGTCGGTGTTAGTTGAACGTTGTACCAGTTCTAACACCCTGATCACGGATCTATTCCGCCCCGGGGAGAAATCTTCAGCGGAAGGCGGACTCGCCCGTCAGTGCCTGGCCGATCACCAGCTGGTGGACCTCGGCGGTGCCCTCGTAGGTCAGCACGGACTCGAGGTTGTTGGCGTGCCGCATGAGGGGGTACTCCAGGGTGATCCCGTTGGCGCCGAGGAGCGTGCGGCACTCGCGCGCGATCCGCAGCGCCTCGCGGGTGTTGTTGAGCTTGCCGACGCTGATCGCCTCGGGACGCAGCGCGCCTCCGTCCTTGAGTCGTCCGAGGTGGAGGGCGAGCAGCAGCCCCTTGGAGAGCTCGACCGACATGTCGGCCAGCTTGGCCTGGGTCAGCTGGTAGGACGCCAGCGAGCGGCCGAAGATGTCGCGCTCGCGGGCGTAGGCGATCGTGGTCTCCAGGCAGTCGCGGGCGGCGCCGAGGGCGCCGAAGACGATGCCGAAACGCGCCTCGGTGAGGCAGGAGAGCGGTCCCGAGAGTCCCTGCGCCTCCGGCAGCACGGCCTCCGCGGGCAGGCGTACGTCGTCGAGCACGAGCTCGCTGGTCACCGACGCGCGCAGCGACAGCTTCTGCTTGATCGTCGGCGCGGAGAACCCGGGGGTGTCGGTCGGGACGACGAAGCCGCGGATCCCACTGTCGGTCCGCGCCCACACGACGGCGACGTCGGCGACCGAGCCGTTGGTGATCCACATCTTGGAGCCGGTCAGCACCCAGTCGGTGCCGTCCCGGACCGCCTTCGTCCGCATCCCGCCGGGGTCGGAGCCGAAGTCGGGCTCGGTCAGCCCGAAGCAGCCGATGGCCTCGCCCGTCGCCATCCGGGGCAGCCACTCCTCCTTCTGTGCGTCCGAGCCGTGCTTCCAGATCGCGAACATCGCCAGCGAGCCCTGGACCGAGACGATCGAGCGGAGCCCGCTGTCACCGGCCTCGAGCTCCAGGCAGGCCAGCCCGTACGCCGTCGCGCTGGTGCCGGCACAGCCGTACCCGGTGAGGTGCATGCCCAGCAGCCCCAGCTCCCCGAACTCGCGGGCGAGCTCGCGCACAGGCGTCTCCCCGGACTCGAACCAGCCCGCGATGTCGGGGCGCAGCCGCTCGTCGACGACCTTGCGGACCGTGTCGCGGATGGCGCGGTCCTCGTCGCCGACGAGCGTGTCGAGGTCGAGCAGCTGGGTCGGGGAGAGGGTCATGGGGTCATTCAACCGCGCGGCACCCGTGCTGCAACGCCGGGTTCGTGACTGTTCCCACCGTGGTGCAACGTGGTGGGAACAGCACAGAACCCGGCGTTACATGCTGGCGTGGGTCAGGAAGCCGGTCCCACGTGGTCGTGCTGGTCGCCACCGTCGGAGCCGACGGTGCCCTCCGGGCCGCCCGGCTCGGGGAGGTCGAGCCCGCGGCTGCCCGGCACCCGCTTGCCCGGGACGCCGTTCACGTCCTCGGTCGAGTAGGCCAGCGTGAGCACGGTGAAGGCGATGGCGTCACTGTTCACGCCCAGTGCCTCCAGCGACACGTTGCCCTCGAGGTCGTTCTCGGCGCCGAGCTCGGCGTAGACGTCCGCGTCCGCGCCGTCGGCGACCGGGGTGAGGCTGTCGCACGCCTGGTGGTAGCACGGGTCGTAGGACTCACCAGCGACGCCCTCCCAGATCGCCTCCTGCTCGTCGGTCTTCGGGACCTCCGCGCCGGTGAACAGGCCGCTCGCGGGGATGCCGTTGAAGATGAACGCCTGGTAGTCGCTCCGACCCGAGAACTCGCTGTCCTCGTAGGGGATCCCCTGCCAGGTGAAGAAGATCTCGAACAGGTCCTCCAGGGCCGCTGAGCCGTCGGGGATCGGCACGCCGGCCGGTGCCGGGAAGCTGGACTCGTCCGCGTCGTACACGCCATAGATGAAGTTCGGCGAGCCGATCATGTCGAAGTTGACGTACGACGCGATGCGGTCCCGCTCCTCCTGCGGGAGGTTGGCGACGTAGGACTCCG
This genomic interval from Nocardioides euryhalodurans contains the following:
- a CDS encoding acyl-CoA dehydrogenase family protein encodes the protein MTLSPTQLLDLDTLVGDEDRAIRDTVRKVVDERLRPDIAGWFESGETPVRELAREFGELGLLGMHLTGYGCAGTSATAYGLACLELEAGDSGLRSIVSVQGSLAMFAIWKHGSDAQKEEWLPRMATGEAIGCFGLTEPDFGSDPGGMRTKAVRDGTDWVLTGSKMWITNGSVADVAVVWARTDSGIRGFVVPTDTPGFSAPTIKQKLSLRASVTSELVLDDVRLPAEAVLPEAQGLSGPLSCLTEARFGIVFGALGAARDCLETTIAYARERDIFGRSLASYQLTQAKLADMSVELSKGLLLALHLGRLKDGGALRPEAISVGKLNNTREALRIARECRTLLGANGITLEYPLMRHANNLESVLTYEGTAEVHQLVIGQALTGESAFR
- a CDS encoding YceI family protein, which produces MSTTDFDTPTTAVQDIAGDYALDVSHSRLGFTARHAMVTKVRGQFGQFEGAAHIDTANPAASSVELSIDAASISTGSPDRDGHLRSGDFFDVEQYPTWTFRSTDVARDGDTWSITGDLTIKDVTKSVTIDFEQTGSAVDPFGNTRVGFEGDVTVNRKDWGLTWNAALETGGVLVSEKVKLEFDISAIRNA